The genome window tgaaacttCCCCCCAATTCATAAGAAAGTCTGTCCCTTTGCCAACACACCCAGACTTACACCAGTATGCTAGCTAAAACACAGACCATTTGCAAATTTCATATAGAATAATTATggtatttttaaagtacattttcagGTTTAGGTTCTGGGAAAAAGCAACCTTGGCCAGCAGGTTCTGTTAACAAGTCATGAGGAAGAAACAGGTATTTATCCCACCCTGGATCTTGGGGGTTCTGCTCCTTACTCTCTTACCTGGTAGTTTCGAACACCATCCCAGCATGCTGTCTGCTTGGGCTGTGCTTTGAGATCCTCAATGCCGAACTAGGCAAGAGGAAAGAGTTATTCATCAAACGATCCTTGGGCAACTGGTAAGCATATATGGAAGCAGACAGTTCCATTCCCTTCCTTTCGCTCAGAGTTGCCACTGGCTATATAGCGGCCATTTTACCGGGATGTAGCTCTACAGAGCCACTTATGTTAGATGAATATAAGTAAGCTTTATGGTAAGtttgtttttgggggggtttttttgtttgttttttgtttttttgcagctggctggtacagggaaccaaacccttcaCGTTAGTGTTAACaagaccacactctaaccagctgagctaaccggccagcccttgtgTTACCCTTGCTAATTAGAAGGATTCATTGAATGGATAGTCCAGATGATAAGAGTCATCTGCTGATTCCTTACATTTCGCTGATTATTAAAGTATTATCTATTCcataatatttgtatttattttccccAGGCCATTATTTAATTGGTTTACATACACCAATATACATACACCAACTCTTGGCAGGGAGACACTGAGGAGCACAGCAGGATTGAGGTTGGCAAATTACAGATTTCAAGGCCAGATCTAGGTCCATGCctgattttgtaaaattttaccTGAATCTAACCACACCTGTTTGTTTACATACTGTCTATGGCCATTTTCTTGCTACAAAGGCAgggttgcaacagagactgtaagACCCACAAGACTATggtatttactgtctggccctttgtagaaaaagtttgccaacttcCACCCTATAGAGAGGGTACTCACAGAACAGATGGTTGATGGTAATAAATCCTACTGGTTTTATTCGTTTTTACCTTTTGCCGACCCTTCAAAGTTAATTTGGTGATGGTGTCCCACATTcccttctcattttaaaagataGCTCAAAAGGACTGGAGACAGGTACATGGTCTCACCTTCACATCTACACCTTTCTCTAGTCGGCTCTCTGGCTCTGACTTCATCAGCCAATGGCTGCTTAGATTCTTCCCACAGTTTTTAGAGTCTGAAATCTTCTGAGGACTGGAGTTCTCCACCTTAGCTGATGCCTCACCTGAATTCTCAGTTTTGGTACGTTTTCCTGATAGCCCCTTCTTGTCTGCATaggaaaagcaggaagaaaagatCGATCATGCTTGCTGCGAGGTAATGTTCCATTCTGGAAAAAGTTTacactttggagtcagacctgcATTCAAATTTTGGATCTGTCAATTACTAGCTGTAGCATCTTAATTGGGCAAGAATGCCTTCCTTACAGAAAATCATCTGCAGTATCTATTCAGTGGACTGAAAGCACCTTACGGGGTTGTTTAGGACTAAAGTTCTGGCAGTAGTCAGTAAATGTCTTCCTTCCCTCACTCTCTTCTGTCTTTGCTCAGGCTACTGATTCCAGTGAAGAAACTGACTACCTACTAAGAGTTGctttgatgattaaatgagataatacaaagGGCTTAGACAAAGTCTGGTATCAAAAGTGCTCGATAAatatcagctattattattatcacctcATACTTCTTTTCTTGCTCACTATGCTTCATGGCCTGCCTCCTTTCTGCTCCTTGAAGGTACCAAGAGAAGTTGGAAGAAACAGTTCATTCAGGACCTTGTAGAGATGGTAAAGGCTGGATTTTATCCCAAGAGAATTAGAGAAAAAGTTCCTGGAACATAGGCACTCAACAGCTAGCAGTTGTTAAGTTCTTACTATATGACTGGCCCCAAGCTCTGTGTATGACACTCACTGGTTAATGTAGATAACCTATGAGATCTGAAAATGTGCTCCAGATCACACATCCAGTAATGGTAGAATCAAGACAGGAGGTCAGGACCTGTCATTCAGTTCTCTCTGAATCTATACTTAGCGACTGTACTATACAGCCTCTGAATTTAGTCTAAGTTCCTACGTGAGTCATTAAATATCACTGTGGATGTCTAATGCTCTGAATTCAGCATACCTTCTTCCTAGCCTAGTTTCCTAGTGGTCCCTTAAGAGTTAACAGGCACACTGCAGACACCATGTTCTGTAAATGGCTACAGTGCACTGTAGTCCATCTAGAACTCTTGCCTTTCCCAAAAGAGGTACTTATCTACCCTCCATTGCTTTGTGCCTGCGCTGCATCAGCTCAGAATGCCATTCATCCTTCTGAAAAATGTCATCACGTTTTCTGAGTACTGAAAACTGTGCTGTGGAAAGGGTGGACTCACATTCCACTTCCTTCTCAAGACCTTCCCCCTGATTCCTCCTCCTTCTCATACCCCTAACAATCCAGTCTCCTGGAGCCTGTCACTCACATTCGTTTGCATTCTCCCCGAGAGCAACAACTGTGTATTCTTCACCTCAGTACACGCCACCCTGTACTGCAGATGTTCTGTTGCTTAGCACGTAGCTACTGCTTGAATGGACACGCAGGAGGGACTCTGGGTAGAATCTCGGTGGGAAGAATCAAGAAGATGGAGGGTGACTAGAGATAACGGAATAAAAACCAAACCACGAAAGATTCTCCCCAGGAGCAGGAGTAGAAAATGAACAGTGTTAAAAAGGCCCCAGGGGACCGTTTCCTATGGGGCTGCCTCTTTGCAGCCTAGGTGCAGCTCACCTgggccagccgccgcagccgacCTCTTCCGGGGTCTCGGCATGGTCTCCCTGCAGGTGACCGGAGGGCGGCGGATCCTGGAGTCGGCCGAGAGCGACAGGAAGCGATCTGCTGCCCGCCCCGGCCCCGGGGCCCCGCCCCAACCTCGCGCGGAGCAGGAAGCGAGCGGTGAGAGGCAGCTCGGAGGGCCTCAGACCCCGCCTAGTGCGCGACGTCCGTGCCGGAGCCACGCCGGCCCTCCCCCGTCTCCTCCGCCACCTCCCCCTCGCGGAAGCCGCCCGTCGCTCCTCGCCCCTCCCCGAGCTCCTTGCCCCTCCCCGAGCTCCTTGCCCCTCCCCGCGCTCCTCCCCGCTCCTCGCCCCTCCCCGCCGCTCCTCGCCCCTTCTCCCGCCGGGCCCTGCGCTCGCGTCTTCGGGAGCTGTAGTCCGAGCCGCGCGCCCGGCGGCTCCCGGGCGGGCGACAAGCAGCGAGGCTGCCATGCTGCGGAGCGGCGCCCGGCGCCTGGGCGCGCGGCTCGGCTGCCTGCGCGGCGGTCTCCAGGTCCCCGCCCGGGCCGGCCGCCGGAGCGTGGCCTCCTGCATCGACCGTAAGCGCCGCCCGGGGTGGGCCGGGCCGGACGGGGGCACAAGTCCGGGAACCGTCGGGCATCCGCGACGGGCCGCCTCCTCGGGGCCCGCTGGGTAGCTTGCGGCTTCTCTGCTTGGGTGGGCGGGTGGTCTTACAATCATAACGCTAGGCCATAACGGCCGTGAGAAGGTGAAACGCTAGTGCTGGCAGTGACAGACGCGTGCAAGCGGCAGTCTCCGGTCAGTGCAAGGTTTGCTCACATGCACAGGTTTTATTACTTAACACCTAAAGCTACAAAACACTTCTACTGTTGCAACTCCCGCAGGAAAAATAACGACTGTCCCAAGTGGGAAACTCTGCCAGACACTGCAAACCTGAGTGTCTTGAGACACTCGGCAAATCGTTTGCAGGAGTAGCAGAGACAGCGGTGGAGACCCAGGGGGACTAAAGCGTACCCAGGCAGCTTGTGACCTCTCTGCCAAGCATCTAAccacttttttccttctgaaatttcttACTTAAATAAATGACAGTTTTCTTTATAGCAGGATGAGTCCCTCACACTGACACAAGGTCTGTAAAGTACACTAAGGTataaagaatattcttttcttaGTATCCCAAAACTATGTTGAGAGGTGCTGCCCTGCTCTGGGACTTAGAATTTGGTAAACAAGTTCACCTTGGTTGatatcaaagaagaaaaggaattacttggaggttttttgtttgtttggttggtttggttttttgccTCTTGCTTACACTTGCTATACAGGAAAAGCTTGCTCTGTATAAAGGCTTTCCTCATCTCCTTTGGGCTGCTTTTCATTAGCTCTACCTTTTTATTGTGTGTTGCAGGAGTTGAACTCTTGTGTGTTGGCGTCTTGAACTCTGCCAGTAACTCACAAAGTTCATGAAGTCTGGTGTTCTTTTGTCTTTATAGTGTATTTTTTCTGGAAACTTAGAGGTATTTTTACTTAGTAACTACGCTTTCCTGTGTTTACTTTTTAACTTACTTTAAAATAACTTACTTTTTAACTtgactttttcatgtttttttctccaaGCAATCCTCTCCTTTTATTAATCATTCCCTTTTCTAAAACAAACTGTATTTGTTATCTGCCCGAAAAGACTGTGTAATTATGTCATGTTTACTTATATATATGATTTGCATAAACGTATTcccttttatttatgtaaaatgcaATCCAGATCTATTTCTTAAACCTTTGGTTCCTTGAACTACTTGTTTTAAGAAGTAGTCATTTACTCTATCAGAGGAAGAGGGGAGAATTGTTAACATCTGTTGAGCTCTTGCTAGGGTTGAAATTCCATAGCACTTCACTCTATGCAATAAAATGTTTGCGTTACTACTTTTATGTCCTCTGTGCAAATGGACCGTATTCATCTTTGTAACCCCCGCAGTGCTGCCTAGtatacactcaataaatattcttttgggAAGGATCTTTGAGCTGTAATTTACAGCgacacttgtttttgttttggtggctggctggtaagctgTGCAGCAGTGCTTGTGCAAGACTCAGTGAGTGAATGACCTGACCCCCAGCCAGGGAACCATGAATTGTTTATCCCTAACCATGTCACTGAGAGGAATACCCAACATAGGTTTCTGCTCTGGGCTTCTCAAGGTAGCCTAGTCTTTAATGCTCACAACTGTGCATTTCTGAGTTTCCTATTGTAATGAGAGTACTGATTACAGACAAGTGCTTTCTCCTGGCTCACACAGCCAACCATTACTGATGTCTGGGTTTGCCCCAGAAGAACAGACTCTGCCACCTGACTTGTATTCCATAGGAAATACTGTGCATCACTAGCAGGCCCTGAAGTAAATCATTGTCAAGTGTGGCTCCATAGTCTCCCTTTAGTGCTCTTTAGTGTCACTCATAATAACCAAAGTTTCAGCACTGTGGCATCTACCTGTCTAGGGCTGCAACTGTATTTTACTGAGTGGCCAGGGTAAGAGAGGTCTGGGAAGTCGCCGTAGACTAGGTCCATCTGAGTGTGTGTTAGAACTATCCCTTCCCCATCTGAGAAACTGATTAATCATGGATGATGCCATTCTCTTGCAGTTAAAGACTGTACAGTGTATGGGAAATACTACAGTAGGTCTACCAGAGTCAGCCTCATGGTGCTTCTTGCTGGCAGTACTATTTGCTGACCCCTGTCCTTGAACTGAATGTATGTAATCCTGCCCACAGCTTCCATGGGACTAAATGAAGAGcaaaaagaatttcagaaagtGGCCTTCGATTTTGCTGCCCGAGAGATGGCTCCAAATATGGCAGAGTGGGACCAAAAGGTAAGAGTGGGACCCATTTGGCCAGATGTTCCAGCAAATGCCTCATGCAGTGACCCTTATCTTCATCTCCTTATGATCCTAATTGTTCAGTGTCTGTTCTCCACTTACCAACTCTTACTGCAAGTGGGAGTACTGGTAATGGGTGATTCTTTTCACAGAGGGCATCCGATCATCTtgtagatatctttttttttttttttaatttaaataaaggtTTGGATATTCTTAAAACCAAGGCAGTTTTatagataataaaaagaaactttttaatgCCAGAAAAAGTTCTTATAGAATACATGTTAACTGATACCACTGTGAGATTACAAACAGGCATACTAAGAGTATCCCTGCACTCTCCCAAATGCCAACATCCTAATCCCCTCACTGCGCCCTCCAAAGAGAAGTCTGTCTCTGAATCAGTTACTGGTAACCCTGCTCTCTTTTGTACGTAGGAGCTGTTCCCAGTGAATGTGATGCGGAAGGCAGCCCAGCTCGGCTTTGGAGGGGTCTATGTACGCACAGATGTGGGTGGGTCTGGACTGTCACGGCTTGATACCTCTGTCATCTTTGAAGCCTTGGCTACAGGCTGCACCAGCACCACAGCCTATATAAGCATCCACAAGTGAGTGTCTAGGCTTGGAAAGCCCAACGACGTGCTCACACGGGCTGACTGGGAAATTCCAGATTCGTAGGAAACAGGTGTATCTTTTTGGCTGAGTGCCTGTGCGGCACTAGACTGTTAAAAGTGCATGCTAGGTCTGCTGCTGCCTGTTGTACTTGAGTCTGTTGTCTTGTACATTGCTTAGAAGATCAGGTCTGCCAGCCTTCTCCCAAATCCTAGATTGAGCTGGTACCAGCAGACTTCTCCCATAGATGGGTCATGATCCTGTTACCCCTTTCCTCAATCCAAAGATGAAACCTTCAGTAATTAGAGAAAGTAATAGAAAGTACATATAAGTAATTTTTAGGGCTCATTTAACCTAACTAGAAGTAGTATGAACATCCAGGTGAGGATACCTTGGTCCTGGTTATCTCTGGGTAGAACATATTCAAGTAATGTGTTTTAATCCAGTCCTTTAAGGTTGAATCTTCTCAACTGTGACTTTTCCCTTCCACCCTCTCTTCTGCTTCACTGCCCCTTGttctctttccccatccccccaatatccctttttttttttccatctttatttctGTCAATATCGTCTTGGCGTACCTGTCAGCATGTGTGCCTGGATAATTGATTGCTTTGGAAATGAGAAACAGAGGCACAAGTTTTGCCCACCACTCTGTACCATGGAGAAGTTTGCTTCCTACTGCCTCACTGAACCAGGTGGGTTTGCTGTGCTGCAGGGAGAGAGGGCTCATTCATGTGGAGTCGCCCAGCACTCCCTCTAGCCTGTTGACACATATAACTGCTGTCTGCCAAACAGTTTGGTCATGGAATGATAGAGTCCCATGACCTGATGCCACAGGACCCAGAGGCCTGTGGTCAGGACCCTCCAGGCTGCAGACCAGAATCTCCTCGCACGAGGTTCTCTGCAAGCTGGCATGTTGGGAGATGGATAGCAGTCTGATTGGTGCAGGCACTTTTCATCAAGTACAGAGATCCTTTGGCCGTCTGGATTTTAAAGCAGCACACTCTGAGCTgtttttctcagaggaagatCTCCTGGGAGATGGAAGCATACGGGCTCCCCTGATGTCACTGGCTTTCTTATCCCCCTCTGCTCCCTTTTGACCCCCGCCTCAGGAAGCGGGAGTGATGCTGCATCCCTTTTGACCTCAGCTAAACGACAAGGAGATCATTACATCCTCAATGGCTCCAAGGTACTAGCATGCTGTCCCCCCAGAGCAACTCGGAGGTTGTACCCACCTTCCTCCCGACCTCCCCTGGTTCCTTCACGCCTACGAGATAACATTGCCATAGGATGTTTAGGTGTTGGTGAGAGAACTTCCCACCCAGTTCTTTTATTCACtttcactgtttcttttcttgattGAATTGATTCCAgataatttcatttcattcatttttctctgtcctttttataCTTTCATTAACTAAATCCCTGACTCATCCATCACTGCAAATACCTTTACCCCTCCTCGGTTTCTTTGCACCATTATACCTGTCAGGGTCCTGTTATTGGGAAGACCCCAGTGGTTCTCCCAGTCGTTGGGCTCTGAGAACTTGCACATTCCGTGGTCCCCGTGCTCTCCCTTCTGCAATCCCACAGGCCTTCATCAGTGGTGGTGGTGAATCAGACATCTACGTGGTCATGTGCCGGACGGGAGGACCAGGCCCCAAAGGCATCTCATGCATAGTCGTGGAGAAGGGGACCCCTGGCCTCAGTTTTggcaagaaggagaaaaaggtgaGTGGCTTTTGGGCAGGATGCAATTCAAGCTATGAGTCTCTGCCACCTGCCAGACCAACTCTGCTCCATTTCAGGAAATTGGTTTGCATGCTTGCTAGCCTGCCTTGGAAACAGTTGCTTCTATGAGGATTCTTGACAGGAACATATAAAATAGAGTAGGGTATTGTTAAAGATCTCCAGGCAAATGGCAGAGTTTGCAGTGAGGTCCACAGGctgccacctctcctgcctcccttttgGCCTGTATTTCTTAGTGTACTTTGTTATCCCCAGAAGAGATGCTTGTAGATCTGGTGTTGAGCAAAAGTCTCAGGAATGAAAAGCATGGGGcctcttttctttaaataaaaaccaaactcaCTGGAGGAGACTGTGGGTATTTCAGTAATCTGAGAAGGACTGTGTGTCACTAGGTACTTGGAAAAGTAAGATATTCCTCAGATTAAGAAATCCCATAACCAGGCCATGAGCAGTAGACCTGTGATTATGTAGCTGTAATTGGTGATGAGAGTGAGACCCATTCAGATTTTTTAGACCAGATGATCAAAACAGTTGTCCACCTCTATTTTGTACTGTTATTTTTAGGACTTTGAGGGAGAAGTCAGGTAATGAAATAACTCCTAAGTACTCCTATACTTCTCTCTCACAGCTCCTAGGATTTCCATATTTTCTTGCGTGATCCTTCCTGACTCTTTGTAACTTCCAAGGAGTTATGAGTTTTAGTGCCCCTTGTCTTTTGTAGTGTACCAGTCATTTACTaggtacctactatgtgcaaagccTTGTGCTAGCTCTTGGGGGAA of Cynocephalus volans isolate mCynVol1 chromosome 4, mCynVol1.pri, whole genome shotgun sequence contains these proteins:
- the THYN1 gene encoding thymocyte nuclear protein 1 isoform X3, whose product is MPRPRKRSAAAAGPDKKGLSGKRTKTENSGEASAKVENSSPQKISDSKNCGKNLSSHWLMKSEPESRLEKGVDVKFGIEDLKAQPKQTACWDGVRNYQARNYLRAMKLEEEAFFYHSNCKEPGIAGLMKVDVQFVRMMKRFIPLAELKTYHQAHKGTGGPLKNMVLFTRQRLSIQPLTQEEFDFILSLEEKEPS
- the ACAD8 gene encoding isobutyryl-CoA dehydrogenase, mitochondrial encodes the protein MLRSGARRLGARLGCLRGGLQVPARAGRRSVASCIDPSMGLNEEQKEFQKVAFDFAAREMAPNMAEWDQKELFPVNVMRKAAQLGFGGVYVRTDVGGSGLSRLDTSVIFEALATGCTSTTAYISIHNMCAWIIDCFGNEKQRHKFCPPLCTMEKFASYCLTEPGSGSDAASLLTSAKRQGDHYILNGSKAFISGGGESDIYVVMCRTGGPGPKGISCIVVEKGTPGLSFGKKEKKVGWNSQPTRAVIFEDCAVPVANRIGSEGQGFLIAMKGLNGGRLNIASCSLGAAHASVILTRDHLSVRKQFGEPLASNQYLQFKLADMATRLVASRLMIRSAAVALQEERQDAVALCSMAKLFATDECFAICNQALQMHGGYGYLKDYAVQQYMRDSRVHQILEGSNEVMRMLVSRSLLQE